The following proteins come from a genomic window of Panthera leo isolate Ple1 chromosome E2, P.leo_Ple1_pat1.1, whole genome shotgun sequence:
- the DHODH gene encoding dihydroorotate dehydrogenase (quinone), mitochondrial, giving the protein MAWRLLKKRAQDAVVILGGGGLLFTSYLTATGDEHFYAEHLMPALQKLLDPESAHRLAVHFTSLGLLPRATFQDSDMLEVRVLGHKFRNPVGIAAGFDKHGEAVDGLYKMGFGFVEIGSVTPKPQEGNPRPRVFRLPEDQAVINRYGFNSHGLSVVEHRLRARQEKQARLTEGGLPLGINLGKNKTSVDAAADYVEGVRVLGPLADYLVVNVSSPNTTGLRSLQGKAELRHLLTKVLQERDALQGARKPAVLVKIAPDLTAQDKEDIASVVRELGIDGLIITNTTVSRPAGLQGALRSETGGLSGKPLRDLSTQTIREMYALTKGRVPIIGVGGVSSGQDALEKIRAGASLVQLYTALTYRGPPVVGRVKRELEALLKEQGFTRITDAIGADHRR; this is encoded by the exons ATGGCGTGGAGACTGCTGAAA aagCGGGCCCAGGATGCTGTGGTCATCCTGGGGGGCGGAGGACTTCTCTTCACTTCCTACCTGACGGCCACGGGGGATGAACATTTCTATGCTGAACACTTGATGCCAGCTCTGCAGAAGCTGCTGGACCCAGAGTCAGCCCACAGGCTGGCCGTTCATTTCAcctccctggggctcctgcctcGTGCCACATTTCAAGACTCTGACATGCTG GAAGTGAGAGTCCTGGGCCATAAATTCCGAAATCCAGTTGGAATTGCTGCAGGATTTGATAAGCATGGGGAAGCTGTGGATGGACTTTACAAGATGGGCTTTGGTTTTGTAGAGATCGGCAGTGTTACTCCAAAACCTCAGGAAGGAAACCCCAGACCCAGAGTCTTCCGCCTCCCAGAGGACCAAGCTGTCATTAACAG ATATGGATTTAACAGTCACGGACTCTCGGTGGTGGAACACAGGTTGCGGGCCAGACAGGAGAAGCAGGCCAGGCTCACAGAAG GGGGGCTACCACTGGGAATAAACCTGGGGAAGAATAAGACCTCGGTGGACGCTGCTGCGGACTACGTGGAGGGGGTTCGAGTCCTGGGCCCCTTGGCCGACTACCTGGTAGTGAACGTGTCCAGTCCGAACACCACTGGGCTACGGAGCCTTCAGGGAAAGGCTGAGCTGCGCCACCTGCTGACCAAG GTGCTGCAGGAGAGGGACGCCCTGCAGGGAGCGCGCAAACCGGCTGTGCTGGTGAAGATCGCACCTGACCTCACAGCCCAGGACAAGGAGGATATTGCCAGTGTGGTGAGAGAG TTGGGCATCGATGGACTGATCATCACAAACACCACAGTGAGCCGCCCCGCCGGCCTCCAGGGTGCCCTGCGCTCTGAAACAGGAGGGCTGAGTGGGAAGCCCCTCCGGGATTTATCAACTCAGACCATCCGGGAGATGTATGCACTCACCAAAG GCAGAGTCCCCATCATTGGGGTTGGCGGCGTCAGCAGTGGGCAGGATGCCCTGGAGAAGATCCGGGCGGGGGCCTCCCTCGTGCAGCTGTACACGGCCCTCACCTACCGGGGGCCGCCCGTGGTGGGCAGGGTCAAGCGGGAGCTGGAGGCCCTTTTGAA ggAACAGGGTTTTACGAGAATCACAGATGCCATTGGAGCAGACCATCGGAGGTGA